From a single Oreochromis niloticus isolate F11D_XX linkage group LG4, O_niloticus_UMD_NMBU, whole genome shotgun sequence genomic region:
- the rogdi gene encoding protein rogdi homolog isoform X1, which translates to MLNPQRSLSELPKTSTASQVERVVLEEEFNWLLKEEVHAVLKQLQDVLKEASRRFSMPTPGFENQLKQENFILGSSTSMDQVKGVLTLQGEVLTQADINLKVAKSSQVLHFQFREDKQWKLQQIQDARNHVNQALQLLSSRDESYHFKSGAEVNKLMDGVMLQLTRARNRLTTPASMTLPELAASGLMKMFSPPIPGDVMVNFYINLSKLCLTVYQLHVLPPNTTKNFKPAGSSVLHSPGAMFELNNNRFEVSHVHKVECVVPWLSDTLVFFTISLQLCQQLKDKISVFSSFWNYRPF; encoded by the exons ATGCTGAATCCGCAGCGGTCTCTGTCGGAGCTACCGAAGACGTCGACGGCCAGTCAGGTGGAGCGCGTAGTGCTG GAGGAGGAGTTCAACTGGCTGCTTAAAGAAGAAGTGCACGCTGTCTTAAAGCAGCTCCAAGATGTTCTCAAG GAGGCATCCAGACGTTTCTCCATGCCGACACCAGGCTTTGAAAATCAGCTTAAACAGGAGAACTTCATCCTTGGCAGCTCAAC CAGCATGGATCAAGTGAAGGGCGTGCTGACTCTGCAGGGGGAAGTGCTGACTCAGGCT GATATCAACCTGAAGGTTGCAAAGAGCAGCCAAGTGTTGCACTTCCAGTTTAGAGAAGACAAGCAGTGGAAACTGCAACAG ATCCAAGATGCCAGGAACCACGTGAACCAGGCTCTGCAGCTGCTGAGCAGCCGTGACGAGAGCTACCACTTCAAGTCTGGGGCTGAGGTTAATAAG CTCATGGATGGAGTGATGCTGCAGCTTACACGAGCTCGAAACCGCCTCACTACCCCAGCCTCCATGACCCTGCCTGAGCTGGCTGCCAGCGGTTTGATG AAAATGTTCTCTCCTCCCATACCCGGGGATGTCATGGTCAACTTTTACATCAACTTAAGCAAACTGTGTCTGACTGTGTACCAGCTCCACGTGCTGCCTCCTAACACCACCAAG AATTTCAAGCCTGCTGGAAGCTCAGTGTTGCACAGCCCTGGAGCAATGTT TGAGCTCAACAACAACCGGTTTGAGGTGAGCCATGTTCACAAAGTTGAGTGTGTGGTGCCTTGGCTGAGTGACACGCTGGTGTTCTTCACCATATCCCTGCAGCTCTGTCAGCAGCTGAAGGACAAG ATATCGGTTTTCTCCAGTTTCTGGAACTACAGACCTTTTTAA
- the rogdi gene encoding protein rogdi homolog isoform X2, with protein MLNPQRSLSELPKTSTASQVERVVLEEEFNWLLKEEVHAVLKQLQDVLKEASRRFSMPTPGFENQLKQENFILGSSTMDQVKGVLTLQGEVLTQADINLKVAKSSQVLHFQFREDKQWKLQQIQDARNHVNQALQLLSSRDESYHFKSGAEVNKLMDGVMLQLTRARNRLTTPASMTLPELAASGLMKMFSPPIPGDVMVNFYINLSKLCLTVYQLHVLPPNTTKNFKPAGSSVLHSPGAMFELNNNRFEVSHVHKVECVVPWLSDTLVFFTISLQLCQQLKDKISVFSSFWNYRPF; from the exons ATGCTGAATCCGCAGCGGTCTCTGTCGGAGCTACCGAAGACGTCGACGGCCAGTCAGGTGGAGCGCGTAGTGCTG GAGGAGGAGTTCAACTGGCTGCTTAAAGAAGAAGTGCACGCTGTCTTAAAGCAGCTCCAAGATGTTCTCAAG GAGGCATCCAGACGTTTCTCCATGCCGACACCAGGCTTTGAAAATCAGCTTAAACAGGAGAACTTCATCCTTGGCAGCTCAAC CATGGATCAAGTGAAGGGCGTGCTGACTCTGCAGGGGGAAGTGCTGACTCAGGCT GATATCAACCTGAAGGTTGCAAAGAGCAGCCAAGTGTTGCACTTCCAGTTTAGAGAAGACAAGCAGTGGAAACTGCAACAG ATCCAAGATGCCAGGAACCACGTGAACCAGGCTCTGCAGCTGCTGAGCAGCCGTGACGAGAGCTACCACTTCAAGTCTGGGGCTGAGGTTAATAAG CTCATGGATGGAGTGATGCTGCAGCTTACACGAGCTCGAAACCGCCTCACTACCCCAGCCTCCATGACCCTGCCTGAGCTGGCTGCCAGCGGTTTGATG AAAATGTTCTCTCCTCCCATACCCGGGGATGTCATGGTCAACTTTTACATCAACTTAAGCAAACTGTGTCTGACTGTGTACCAGCTCCACGTGCTGCCTCCTAACACCACCAAG AATTTCAAGCCTGCTGGAAGCTCAGTGTTGCACAGCCCTGGAGCAATGTT TGAGCTCAACAACAACCGGTTTGAGGTGAGCCATGTTCACAAAGTTGAGTGTGTGGTGCCTTGGCTGAGTGACACGCTGGTGTTCTTCACCATATCCCTGCAGCTCTGTCAGCAGCTGAAGGACAAG ATATCGGTTTTCTCCAGTTTCTGGAACTACAGACCTTTTTAA